A portion of the Acidisarcina polymorpha genome contains these proteins:
- a CDS encoding DUF1641 domain-containing protein: MAKQIEFKQVAAPPEEALRLKVETAPFEHGEALLKAYALLETANKHGILDLLRGAISAEDTILNKVAGYANTPEGINTMRNLLVLGKSLGTLNPDFLREASQDLAASVQDECKKQPAGLFATTRRMFSGDALRGLYILIAGLEALGRTARKREKL, from the coding sequence GTGGCAAAGCAGATCGAATTCAAGCAAGTAGCTGCTCCTCCAGAAGAAGCACTGCGTCTAAAAGTTGAGACCGCCCCATTTGAGCACGGCGAGGCATTGCTGAAGGCCTATGCCTTGCTCGAGACGGCCAACAAGCACGGCATACTTGATCTTTTACGCGGCGCCATCAGCGCAGAAGACACAATCCTTAACAAGGTGGCTGGCTATGCGAACACACCGGAAGGCATCAACACGATGCGCAACTTACTGGTGCTGGGCAAATCGCTTGGGACACTCAATCCCGACTTCCTGCGGGAGGCGAGCCAGGATTTAGCCGCCAGTGTGCAGGACGAATGTAAGAAGCAGCCTGCGGGTCTCTTCGCCACAACCCGAAGGATGTTCAGTGGTGACGCTCTGCGGGGTCTTTATATCCTGATCGCCGGCTTGGAAGCGCTGGGGCGGACTGCGCGCAAACGGGAGAAACTATAG
- the fdhF gene encoding formate dehydrogenase subunit alpha: MCPEAVSPLASQPSVPAYGPTLTIDGALHPIADHKYLVDLLNSSGRVIPQVCYHHQLGPIQTCDTCMVEVNGELVRACATKPAAGMNVNTESKRVDMAQREAFDRILGNHLLYCTVCDNNNGNCTVHNTTHLLGVVHQARPYVPKPFPKDMSNPFYRYDPDQCILCGRCVEACQNVQVNETLSIRWEDPHPRVLWDGGEKIEGSSCVSCGHCVTVCPCNALMEKSMLGEAGYFTGWPAKALEEMIDVVKGIEPELGYPPILALSETEAAMREARTKKTKTVCTYCGVGCSFDIWTKDRHILKVEPADGAANGISTCVKGKFAWDFVNADDRLTSPLIREGDKFRKASWDEALKLIASKFTEYKNQFGPDALGFIASSKCTNEESYLMQKLARAVIGTNSVDNCSRYCQTPATMGLSRTVGYGGDSGSITDIYKAGLVLIVGSNTSESHPVLATRVKQAHKLNGQRLIVADLREHEMARRADIYFSPKPSTDMVWLSAVTRYILDNGLAKMDFVDRWVNGFEEYRKSLEPFTMEHAESVTGISAETLRTVAHEVAKADGVCILWAMGVTQHCGGSDTSTAISNLLLITGNYMRPGAGAYPLRGHNNVQGASDFGSMPNYYSGYQKVEDDSVREKFEKAWGVKLPTNKGLDNHQMVDAIHEGKLKSVYLKGEDMITSDSNANYVGSALEKLEFFVVQDIVFSETARYANVVLPASPSLEKEGTFTSTERRIQRLYRAMEPLGESHPDWQIIQMVANALGAEWKYEHPSQIMAEVASLTPLFAGVTYERLEGYKTLQWPVAADGSDQPLLFTKSFPFPDGKAKLYPLEYVPPSEKLDSEYDLHLNNGRLLEHFEQGSMTYRSEGIREITPNSFLEVSPELASERGLESGRWVQLKSRDGQIKVQVLVTDRVHGKQLYMPMNTVEEPVNRLTSSNTDRATHTPAFKETAVQMRVLPDLGDNPLPKRNFRYGHPTPQQGVEVERKWKRSDYYVPGTGKDDRLVQIETTKNT, from the coding sequence ATGTGTCCCGAAGCTGTTTCTCCGCTTGCCTCCCAGCCGAGCGTTCCCGCATACGGCCCGACGCTGACCATTGACGGCGCCCTTCATCCCATTGCCGATCATAAGTATCTTGTCGATCTGCTCAATAGTTCAGGCCGCGTAATTCCGCAGGTGTGCTACCACCATCAGCTCGGACCGATACAGACCTGTGACACCTGCATGGTTGAGGTGAATGGCGAACTGGTTCGTGCGTGTGCGACGAAGCCGGCGGCGGGGATGAACGTCAATACGGAATCGAAGCGCGTGGACATGGCGCAGCGCGAGGCGTTCGATCGGATACTCGGGAACCACTTACTTTACTGTACGGTTTGCGACAACAATAACGGCAATTGCACGGTGCATAATACGACGCATCTGCTGGGCGTCGTTCACCAGGCTCGGCCTTACGTCCCAAAGCCTTTTCCAAAGGATATGTCGAACCCGTTTTATCGTTATGATCCGGATCAGTGCATCCTGTGTGGACGATGCGTTGAGGCTTGCCAGAATGTTCAGGTAAATGAGACGCTTTCGATTCGCTGGGAAGATCCTCATCCGCGTGTTCTCTGGGATGGAGGCGAAAAAATTGAGGGATCGAGCTGCGTTTCCTGCGGGCACTGTGTCACCGTCTGCCCGTGCAATGCGCTGATGGAAAAATCGATGCTCGGAGAGGCCGGCTATTTCACCGGATGGCCAGCTAAAGCGCTCGAAGAGATGATCGATGTGGTCAAGGGCATCGAGCCGGAGCTGGGCTATCCCCCGATTCTTGCCCTCTCCGAGACCGAAGCAGCCATGCGGGAGGCCCGCACCAAGAAGACGAAGACGGTCTGCACATACTGCGGCGTTGGTTGCAGTTTTGATATCTGGACGAAGGACCGGCACATCCTGAAGGTCGAACCCGCCGATGGCGCCGCGAATGGGATTTCGACTTGCGTGAAGGGAAAGTTCGCCTGGGATTTCGTGAATGCTGACGATCGGCTCACCTCGCCGCTGATTCGCGAAGGAGATAAATTCCGTAAGGCCAGCTGGGACGAAGCTCTGAAGCTGATCGCGTCAAAGTTTACTGAATACAAGAACCAGTTTGGTCCCGATGCGCTTGGCTTCATCGCCTCATCGAAATGCACCAATGAAGAGAGCTACCTGATGCAGAAGCTAGCGCGGGCGGTGATCGGCACGAACAGCGTCGATAACTGCTCTCGCTACTGCCAGACCCCTGCCACCATGGGGTTATCGAGGACCGTTGGTTATGGCGGCGACTCTGGATCAATCACCGATATTTATAAGGCTGGCTTGGTGCTCATCGTGGGAAGCAACACCAGCGAAAGTCACCCTGTACTGGCGACCCGGGTGAAGCAGGCACATAAGCTGAATGGGCAGCGGTTGATTGTGGCGGACCTGCGGGAACATGAGATGGCGCGTCGGGCAGACATCTACTTCTCGCCAAAACCAAGTACGGACATGGTTTGGCTTTCTGCCGTTACCCGTTACATTTTGGACAACGGGCTGGCCAAAATGGATTTCGTCGACCGATGGGTGAACGGCTTTGAAGAATATCGCAAGAGCCTTGAGCCCTTTACCATGGAGCATGCCGAGTCGGTGACCGGCATCTCCGCGGAGACGCTGCGTACAGTCGCCCATGAGGTAGCGAAGGCCGATGGGGTTTGTATCCTCTGGGCGATGGGTGTAACTCAACATTGCGGCGGTTCGGATACTTCGACTGCGATCAGCAATCTATTGTTAATCACCGGAAACTATATGCGTCCCGGCGCGGGGGCCTATCCGCTTCGCGGCCATAACAATGTCCAAGGCGCGAGTGATTTTGGATCCATGCCGAATTACTACTCCGGCTACCAGAAAGTGGAAGACGATTCTGTGCGGGAGAAGTTCGAGAAGGCCTGGGGCGTCAAGTTGCCCACGAATAAGGGTCTCGACAACCATCAGATGGTGGACGCCATTCACGAAGGCAAGCTGAAGTCTGTCTATCTCAAGGGTGAGGACATGATCACCTCCGACTCGAACGCCAATTATGTTGGGTCCGCTCTCGAGAAGCTGGAATTTTTCGTTGTTCAGGACATCGTCTTCAGTGAGACTGCTCGCTACGCCAATGTAGTGCTCCCCGCGTCTCCGAGCCTTGAGAAAGAAGGCACGTTTACCAGTACCGAGCGACGCATTCAGCGGTTGTACCGGGCGATGGAACCGCTCGGAGAGAGCCATCCAGACTGGCAGATTATTCAGATGGTCGCAAACGCGTTAGGCGCGGAGTGGAAGTATGAACATCCTTCCCAGATCATGGCAGAAGTAGCGTCGCTCACGCCACTGTTTGCAGGAGTCACCTACGAGCGGCTGGAGGGATACAAGACCCTGCAATGGCCAGTGGCCGCCGATGGAAGCGATCAACCGCTACTCTTTACGAAGAGCTTCCCGTTCCCCGACGGCAAGGCAAAACTCTATCCGCTTGAATATGTGCCGCCGAGCGAAAAGTTGGATTCGGAGTACGATCTTCACTTGAATAACGGACGGCTTCTGGAACACTTTGAGCAGGGGTCGATGACCTATCGCAGCGAAGGGATTCGAGAGATTACGCCGAACAGTTTTCTTGAAGTGTCGCCTGAGTTGGCTTCGGAGCGGGGGTTGGAGTCGGGTCGTTGGGTGCAACTGAAGTCCCGCGACGGGCAAATCAAAGTGCAGGTTCTGGTGACCGACCGGGTCCATGGAAAACAGCTTTACATGCCAATGAACACGGTCGAAGAACCAGTGAACCGCTTGACCAGCAGCAATACAGACCGTGCCACCCATACTCCGGCATTTAAAGAGACGGCGGTGCAGATGCGTGTTTTGCCCGACTTAGGAGATAACCCTTTGCCGAAGCGGAATTTCCGCTACGGGCACCCGACCCCGCAGCAGGGTGTCGAAGTGGAACGAAAGTGGAAGCGAAGCGACTATTACGTTCCCGGGACGGGCAAGGACGATCGTTTGGTCCAGATCGAAACAACCAAGAACACTTAA
- a CDS encoding Spy/CpxP family protein refolding chaperone → MRKLLCGITLSAFLAVAASLAWAQSGDSAPPPPPNGHWGHGPMDPASMAAHLARRLSLSSEQQSQVQALLTSQQAEHKTLEQNQTITHQQFLAQSKALHEQTESKIEALLNDTQKQQFAEMKAHGRPGPPADGEGAPPPQ, encoded by the coding sequence ATGCGGAAACTTCTCTGTGGCATTACTCTAAGTGCCTTTCTCGCGGTTGCCGCGAGTCTAGCGTGGGCACAATCCGGCGACTCTGCTCCACCCCCTCCGCCAAACGGCCACTGGGGACATGGCCCAATGGATCCGGCGAGCATGGCAGCCCATCTCGCCAGACGACTCAGCTTGAGTTCGGAACAGCAGAGCCAAGTACAGGCCCTCCTCACCAGCCAACAGGCCGAGCATAAGACGCTGGAGCAGAATCAGACCATCACCCATCAGCAATTTCTGGCACAAAGCAAGGCGCTGCATGAACAAACAGAATCCAAAATCGAGGCACTTCTAAACGACACCCAGAAGCAGCAGTTTGCGGAGATGAAGGCGCACGGCCGCCCTGGGCCGCCAGCAGACGGCGAGGGAGCGCCGCCTCCGCAATAA
- a CDS encoding glycosyl hydrolase family 28-related protein yields MKKYLFCAMVLLAAHLPAWAASVLTTRLDDPRAVFLTSQSFGAHADGQADDSASIQAAIDQAENHAREGIVFVPSGRYRLTRTIYVWPGVRLFGYGATRPTFVLADSTPGFQKGVGDMVIFTGPRPGDPTRTGRVPFPPPGSVPPNDAIADANSGTFYSAMSNIDFEIGEGNPAAIAIRFHVAQHAYLSHMDFHIGSGLAALTEIGNEAEDLHFFGGRYGILTDKTSPAWQFTLIDSVFEGQRESAIREHEAGLTLIRDTFRSVPTAIDIDPHYSDELWVKDCRFENVSNAAVIISNEKSPLTEISFENAVLQAVPTFARFRESGKKVAGKGAIYQVHNFNFGLIVPGEGKTGNIGMLYEATELNALPAALSPAIRALPPTESWTNVHTLGVKGDGTTDDTAAIRKAIETHRVLYFPSGHYVVSDTLAMKADTVLIGLHPTQTQFDLLDSTPGYEGVGTPKAVISAPAGGSNMVSGFGVFTGGINPRAVAMLWMAGKDSLIDDVRFLGGHGSGTNPYNNNHTADSDLQKRWDGQYPSLWVTHGGGGTFADIWTPNTFAQAGFYVSDTTTPGHVYELSNEHHLRNEIKFDHVANWDINAPQTEEEAGESPESLSLEFDWSKNITVANYHGYRVTRSRAPFPAAVRLYNSEGIHFRNLHVNAESGYAICDQNGCGTFLRVSKFPYDNAIQDMTQHLEVREREFAVLDIPANPPTPAPPDASEVLAPGAKVEKLEDGFFSISGAAVDSSGKLYFVDHHQQRIFGWSPTEGLTVERDNPLDPVNLAFDKTGDLLVLSSAGPEGTVYSFRPGSPKDQITVLAPQPRQRHSGATALLPVNYWNNGEFEDQFDFNTFTFTTLTEMFTHDVSTPKEKEYVSPDGSLFLPAGRVFQQGPPDYSGWRFSDNLDTCGFLAALPGKRIYISSESEDRTYSAVVDADGTLSDLKPFADRGGESVAVDSQGNVFVANGQIFVYDPAGKQIAQIDVPERPIDIIFGGDDRRTLFILAHHALFAVKTRS; encoded by the coding sequence ATGAAGAAGTATTTATTTTGCGCCATGGTGTTGCTGGCAGCCCACTTACCTGCATGGGCCGCATCCGTCTTGACTACGCGGCTTGACGATCCAAGGGCGGTCTTCCTTACCTCACAAAGCTTCGGAGCACATGCCGACGGGCAGGCCGATGATAGCGCGTCGATCCAGGCAGCCATCGATCAGGCGGAGAATCATGCCCGCGAAGGCATCGTCTTTGTGCCTTCGGGCCGCTACCGTCTAACGCGAACCATCTACGTCTGGCCCGGTGTGCGCCTTTTCGGGTATGGCGCAACCCGGCCCACCTTCGTGTTAGCAGACAGCACGCCCGGCTTCCAGAAGGGAGTGGGCGACATGGTGATCTTTACCGGGCCGCGCCCCGGCGACCCTACCCGAACGGGTCGAGTTCCCTTTCCGCCCCCCGGCAGCGTGCCGCCGAACGACGCGATTGCCGATGCCAACTCGGGCACCTTCTATTCGGCGATGAGCAATATTGATTTCGAGATTGGCGAAGGCAATCCGGCGGCGATCGCCATCCGCTTCCATGTCGCCCAGCACGCTTATCTCAGCCACATGGATTTCCATATTGGCTCCGGCCTCGCTGCGCTCACCGAGATCGGTAACGAAGCCGAAGATCTGCATTTCTTCGGCGGACGCTACGGCATCCTCACCGATAAGACCTCGCCGGCCTGGCAATTCACGCTCATCGATTCGGTGTTTGAAGGCCAGCGCGAGTCGGCAATTCGCGAGCATGAGGCTGGACTCACGCTGATTCGCGATACCTTTCGCAGTGTGCCAACCGCGATCGACATTGACCCGCATTATTCCGACGAGCTATGGGTGAAGGACTGCCGCTTCGAGAACGTCTCCAACGCCGCAGTCATCATCAGCAACGAGAAGAGCCCGCTCACCGAGATCAGCTTCGAAAATGCCGTGCTTCAAGCCGTGCCAACCTTTGCCCGCTTTCGCGAAAGCGGAAAGAAGGTCGCAGGCAAGGGCGCGATCTACCAGGTTCATAACTTCAACTTTGGACTCATCGTTCCCGGCGAGGGAAAGACCGGCAACATCGGAATGCTCTATGAGGCGACGGAGCTGAATGCTCTACCCGCGGCTCTTTCACCAGCGATCCGGGCGCTGCCGCCGACAGAAAGCTGGACTAATGTTCATACCCTTGGCGTCAAGGGAGATGGAACGACCGACGATACTGCTGCGATCCGGAAGGCCATCGAGACGCATCGCGTGCTCTACTTTCCCAGCGGGCATTACGTTGTTAGTGACACGCTTGCGATGAAAGCGGACACGGTTTTAATAGGCCTGCATCCGACCCAGACCCAATTCGACCTTCTCGACTCCACGCCCGGCTATGAGGGTGTCGGAACGCCAAAAGCGGTCATCTCCGCGCCGGCCGGCGGATCGAACATGGTCAGCGGCTTCGGAGTTTTCACCGGAGGCATCAATCCTCGCGCAGTCGCGATGCTTTGGATGGCTGGAAAAGATTCGCTGATCGACGATGTGCGCTTTCTCGGCGGTCATGGCAGCGGCACCAACCCCTACAACAACAACCACACCGCTGATTCTGATCTGCAAAAGCGTTGGGATGGGCAATACCCGAGCCTGTGGGTGACGCATGGCGGCGGCGGGACTTTCGCGGATATCTGGACCCCCAACACCTTTGCGCAGGCGGGCTTCTACGTCTCCGACACCACGACGCCTGGGCACGTCTACGAGTTGTCCAACGAACATCATCTGCGCAACGAGATCAAGTTCGACCATGTTGCGAATTGGGACATCAACGCGCCGCAGACCGAGGAAGAGGCCGGCGAAAGTCCTGAGTCTCTCTCGCTCGAATTTGACTGGTCGAAGAACATCACCGTCGCCAACTATCACGGTTATCGCGTGACCCGTTCCCGCGCGCCTTTCCCCGCGGCAGTCCGCCTCTATAACTCGGAGGGCATTCATTTCCGCAACCTGCATGTCAACGCAGAGAGCGGATATGCCATCTGCGACCAAAACGGCTGCGGCACTTTCTTGCGGGTCAGTAAATTTCCCTACGACAATGCCATCCAGGATATGACGCAACATCTCGAGGTGCGGGAGCGTGAGTTCGCCGTGCTGGACATTCCGGCGAACCCGCCCACGCCCGCTCCGCCGGATGCGTCTGAGGTCCTCGCGCCGGGAGCGAAGGTCGAGAAGCTGGAAGACGGGTTCTTTTCCATCTCCGGCGCGGCCGTGGATAGCTCGGGCAAGCTCTATTTTGTCGACCACCATCAGCAGCGCATCTTTGGCTGGTCTCCGACGGAAGGTCTCACCGTCGAACGTGACAATCCGCTTGACCCCGTTAACCTGGCCTTCGATAAGACGGGCGATCTCCTCGTGCTGTCCTCGGCCGGCCCGGAAGGGACCGTCTATTCTTTCCGGCCCGGATCACCGAAGGACCAGATCACCGTACTTGCGCCGCAGCCAAGGCAGCGACATTCGGGCGCAACCGCGCTCTTGCCTGTCAACTATTGGAACAACGGCGAATTTGAGGACCAGTTCGACTTCAACACCTTCACGTTCACGACGCTGACCGAGATGTTCACCCATGATGTCTCGACTCCCAAGGAAAAGGAGTACGTTTCGCCTGACGGCAGCCTTTTCCTGCCCGCAGGCAGAGTCTTTCAGCAGGGACCGCCGGACTACAGTGGCTGGCGCTTCTCCGACAACCTGGACACTTGTGGGTTTCTCGCTGCCCTTCCGGGGAAGCGAATCTATATCAGCAGTGAATCTGAAGACCGCACCTACAGTGCCGTGGTTGACGCAGACGGCACTTTGAGCGACCTCAAGCCTTTTGCCGATCGCGGCGGCGAGAGTGTCGCAGTCGATAGCCAAGGGAACGTCTTCGTGGCCAACGGCCAGATATTCGTCTATGACCCGGCCGGCAAGCAGATCGCCCAGATCGATGTGCCTGAACGCCCAATTGACATCATCTTCGGCGGCGACGATCGCCGGACGCTCTTCATTCTTGCCCACCATGCGCTATTCGCTGTAAAAACGCGAAGCTGA
- a CDS encoding HAD family hydrolase, with amino-acid sequence MTFTPHLIPVEAIRLLVFDLDGTLIDSRRDLANSVNAMLGHLDRPALPEDVIASYIGDGAGMLVRRALGDPEDETYVERALKFFLDYYREHKLDYTHVYPGVLESLEALQSGADGSGRQMAVLTNKPVGPSQAICEALRLSPYFFRIYGGNSFSTKKPDPQGLKALIQEAGVDPFETVMVGDSDIDILTARSAGAWALACRFGLSPHTLDAADPDCFVDSPWDWTDALSATGITR; translated from the coding sequence ATGACCTTTACTCCCCACCTGATTCCGGTCGAAGCGATACGCCTGCTGGTCTTCGATCTCGATGGAACCCTGATTGACTCTCGTAGAGACCTCGCGAATTCAGTGAACGCGATGTTAGGCCATTTGGATCGACCGGCGTTGCCCGAAGACGTCATTGCCTCGTACATCGGCGATGGTGCGGGTATGCTGGTGCGACGAGCCCTTGGCGACCCTGAGGACGAGACTTATGTCGAACGGGCACTGAAGTTTTTCTTGGACTACTACCGGGAACACAAGCTGGACTATACCCATGTCTATCCCGGAGTGCTCGAGTCGCTGGAGGCCCTGCAGTCTGGAGCGGATGGAAGCGGGAGACAGATGGCCGTCCTCACCAACAAGCCGGTTGGTCCTTCCCAGGCGATCTGCGAGGCACTGCGCCTGAGTCCCTACTTCTTTCGAATCTATGGCGGCAATAGCTTTTCAACCAAGAAGCCGGATCCGCAAGGCCTCAAGGCGCTAATTCAGGAAGCAGGAGTCGATCCGTTCGAGACTGTCATGGTGGGCGATTCGGACATCGATATTCTGACCGCGCGGAGCGCAGGAGCCTGGGCGCTCGCCTGCCGTTTCGGCCTCTCCCCGCATACCCTCGACGCCGCCGACCCCGACTGCTTTGTCGACTCGCCATGGGACTGGACAGACGCGCTGAGCGCCACCGGGATCACCCGATAG
- the mqnE gene encoding aminofutalosine synthase MqnE — protein sequence MTVREFPTERKSLPARHPFQTDDPRLLPIADKVMAEERLSFEDGVTLYGSGDILAVGWLANLVRERLHGNVAYFNVNRHINPTNVCVAACRLCAFGRKKDTAGAYTMALEQAWETAASGYSEAVTEFHIVGGLHPDLPLQYFLDLVSGLKQRFPLVHIKAFTMVEVAFFARRAKLTIAETLQRMKAAGVDSCPGGGAEIFADRVRHIICDHKIDGDEWLDTARLAHQAGLKSNATMLYGHIENDEDRVDHLVRLRALQDETGGFQTFIPLAFHPDNTALDHLPKSTGLTDIRQIAVGRLMLDNFPHIKSYWQMVSPKIAQISLRFGADDIDGTVVEEKIYHDAGATTPQGMRRQDLVRLITEAGREPFERDTLYRAVTRTEEAFTVAV from the coding sequence ATGACCGTGAGAGAGTTTCCAACTGAGCGCAAGTCTTTGCCCGCCCGCCACCCCTTCCAAACCGACGACCCGCGGCTATTGCCGATCGCCGACAAGGTGATGGCAGAGGAGCGCCTCAGTTTTGAGGACGGCGTGACGCTCTACGGTTCGGGCGACATCCTGGCTGTCGGATGGTTGGCCAACCTGGTCAGAGAGCGTCTCCATGGCAACGTTGCCTACTTCAATGTGAATCGTCACATTAACCCGACAAATGTTTGCGTGGCTGCCTGCCGGCTCTGCGCCTTTGGCCGGAAGAAGGATACGGCCGGGGCATATACCATGGCGCTCGAGCAAGCCTGGGAGACAGCGGCCTCCGGCTATAGCGAGGCGGTTACGGAGTTTCATATCGTCGGTGGGCTTCATCCCGACCTGCCGTTGCAATACTTTCTCGACCTGGTTTCAGGGCTCAAACAGCGCTTCCCCTTGGTCCACATCAAGGCCTTCACCATGGTGGAGGTGGCTTTTTTCGCCCGTCGCGCCAAGTTGACGATCGCGGAAACGCTGCAGCGAATGAAAGCAGCCGGCGTCGACTCCTGCCCTGGGGGAGGGGCGGAGATCTTCGCCGACCGCGTTCGGCACATCATCTGCGACCACAAAATCGACGGCGACGAATGGCTTGATACTGCCCGCCTGGCTCACCAGGCAGGGTTGAAATCGAATGCCACCATGCTTTACGGGCACATTGAGAACGATGAAGACCGGGTCGATCATCTGGTTCGGCTCAGGGCGCTGCAGGATGAGACGGGCGGCTTTCAGACATTCATTCCGCTCGCGTTTCACCCAGACAATACCGCCCTCGATCATCTGCCGAAGAGTACCGGACTGACCGATATCCGGCAGATCGCCGTAGGTCGATTGATGCTCGATAATTTTCCGCATATCAAGTCCTATTGGCAGATGGTGTCGCCAAAGATCGCGCAGATCTCCCTGCGTTTCGGCGCGGATGACATCGACGGCACCGTCGTTGAGGAAAAAATCTACCACGACGCCGGCGCGACGACTCCTCAGGGAATGCGGCGGCAGGATCTGGTCCGCTTGATCACCGAAGCCGGTCGCGAGCCCTTTGAACGCGACACCCTCTATCGCGCGGTAACGCGGACGGAAGAGGCGTTTACCGTGGCTGTTTAG
- a CDS encoding GNAT family N-acetyltransferase produces MIRLRPTRDADLDRLFELDQICFPPGVAYSRGEFRSLLGSPRTLGLVAEAEGSLAGFVLAQASRARRTTGGHIVTIDTAPEFRRRGIGKMLMEQIESKMGEAGAEWMRLEVAVDNTAALAFYEGLGFEVLGRIPGYYHQNLDALVMEKCLQVRAVANGQAGDSQ; encoded by the coding sequence ATGATTCGTCTTCGCCCGACCAGGGACGCAGATCTGGACCGCCTTTTCGAGCTGGACCAGATCTGCTTCCCGCCAGGCGTCGCCTACTCCCGAGGCGAATTTCGTTCGCTTCTGGGCTCTCCGCGCACGCTCGGCTTAGTGGCCGAGGCCGAGGGTTCGCTGGCGGGCTTCGTGCTCGCTCAAGCCAGCCGCGCTCGGCGCACCACTGGCGGCCACATCGTGACTATTGATACAGCTCCAGAGTTTCGACGCCGTGGTATCGGGAAGATGCTCATGGAGCAGATCGAATCGAAGATGGGCGAGGCCGGAGCGGAGTGGATGCGCCTCGAAGTTGCCGTCGACAATACCGCTGCGCTGGCCTTTTATGAGGGGTTGGGGTTTGAAGTTCTGGGTCGCATTCCCGGCTACTACCATCAAAATCTCGATGCTCTGGTCATGGAAAAGTGCCTGCAGGTGCGTGCTGTCGCAAACGGCCAAGCTGGCGACAGCCAATAG